Part of the Diprion similis isolate iyDipSimi1 chromosome 10, iyDipSimi1.1, whole genome shotgun sequence genome, ATGAAGCCACAAATTTTACACCATACGATTTAGTTTTTGGAAGACCAGCACGTTATCCTAATTCATTCGACACTAACGAAAACCCTCTAACGTATAATTCGTACCTCGGGGATTTGATGATTAGACTAAAAGACATGCAGAAGTTAGCTGCTGTTAACTTAATACAAGCAAAGGAAAGATCGAAGATGTATtacgacaaaaaaaagtacatcCTTTTAAGGGTAGATCTGGGGACATGGTACGCGTTCTAATCGACGGCAGAAAGGGGAAATTTAGCAAGCGATATCAGGGTCCGTATCAAATAGTTAAGGTCTTGGAAAACAATAATGTAGTTCCAGAAGGTAGTAATGGTGAAAGATTCGTTAAACAGTTAGATGAACTCGAATTGGCTTACTGACAAAACGGGACCGAATACAGACGAATGGACCAGCCATATTTGGGAAACTGGAGAGTAGTGAGCATTCACTTTTGAAGAATCCGAGAACCCGAGTGGGGTACAATGTGGAAGGGAATACTAAGGGTCCTGGGATTCTGGCTATTAAGAGGATGTTACACGCAAGACTACAGCGTAACAAGATTTAACAACAATCAGGGGATATATTTCGAGAAACTACACAACCTAAGGCTTAAGAGGGCAGAATGGAGATTAATCTTATTCGTGGACACGAACTACCCGGCTAGTTTGATAACGCAAGTGCCGAGTTTAGATACAATATGTAACTTAGAATTAGGGGCCAATGAGACGGACATGAAGGCCGAATGCTATAAGACCATGAAAGAAAACGGAATTTCGCGAAGCTACGCTCGACTAGGTGAACTTTTAAAAGAACTGGGAGTGCTAGCGGCCGAATCAAGCATGAAGGATCAAGGGGACTTGCCGCGTACAATTTCTGGGCGTGCAGTGCCCCCCCTTAGAGATAGTAGGCTCCGTGAGTAGATATCTGTTCGGAGCATTGACATCAGAGGAGTTAGATTATTTTAATTCGGAAATAGATAAATATACAAGGACCAAAATAAGCTAACTCGACTATTACAAAACCAAACCCACATAATATCAAGTGAATTGCAGGAAATTTATAGCATTGGTGAAAAACACTTGGTTAGAATCAATGAAAACAGaattaaaattaacgaaattatttcaacaactCAGAGGTTAGAAATAGATTCTGTAGATGCGAAAGTAAAATTAGAAATGTGGGAATATGCTATGCAACTGAAGGATATACTGaataagaaaacaattaaCACAGAAAAGACTATTGTAGCTATTGAATTAGCTAAAGAGGTAAAATTACACAGGTCACTTCTCAATTCTAGAAAACTGAAAGGAATATCCACTGAGATTAAAGAGGTAGAGGGAGAGCATGAGGTACCTATACCGCATCGTAGGATAACAAGAGAAGAACTATCGAGAATAGCGAAAACGTAAGTACTGGACTACGGAGGTAAAGTTATGATAATTGTAAAGATACCATTGGTAGACAGAAAACCATACCACCTGTACCAAATGCTGTCGTGGCCAGCGCCACAACAAATTGAAAACGCAACCATTACAGCGTTAGTAATTCCGCAAAGAATGTTAAATGTAGCAATGTATCCATCTAGTCGACCATCTATCACTTGATATGTTAATGCCCTAGCTATCTTGCTCTTAGCAAAGCGTTTCTCTTTCTTGTATCTTTTTAGTAATTCATGACAAGCATGACACACGGTGAACGACCGTGAATAAATAAGGATCTCTAAATACAATTTACGAGTGTTTTACACCTATCAACTCCTACTCCACTACCTCTAACTTGacaggttatgggcccagtAGTGCGAGTATAAATAAGGAGGAATTTGGTTGCGGAATTGAACCTAAAAAGTCGTGATCGGGAACTTGAAGAACGACGCGTTGTGCTACAAACATAAACGTTGAAAACATGGCCGACgatgaaaagtacaaagtGCCTCTGTTCGACGGAACGAACTACAGCAACTGGAAGTTTCGCATGCAAATCCTACTAGAGGAACACGATCTGTTTGAACACGTTGAAAGTGAGTTAGATTTTTTAATCTCACAGCTCCCTGCCGCAACAGCAACCGCTCAAACTCTTGAGCTGAGGAAAAATGACAGGAAATACAAGTCACTCATAATTCGCCGAATCTCGGACAGTCATCTTGAGTACGTTAAAGAAAAAGATACGGCCTACGACATGTGGAAGGCTCTCTCTGAAAGTTTCGAGCGTACGGGTGTCTCGAGCCAGCGTCGCTTGAGGAAAACATTGCTAACCATGCGGTATGCACCGACAGATTCGATGGCAtctcattttttgaattttgataagCTGGTGCGAGAGTTAAAATCAACAGGTGCTACATTAGAAGAGAACGATATAGTGTGTCATTTGTTGCTAACAATGCCGGAAGAATACGACATGGTAGTTACGGCTTTGGAAACTATATCCAGTGAACAGTTAACTCTCAGTTTCGTGAAAACACGGTTGCTAGATGAAGAAGCAAAAAGAGGTGGGGGAAACGCCGGATCGGCCAATGGAAATTCGTCCTCAGTGTTCTCGGCTACAAGCAATAACCGCTACGGAAACcgaaaaacaaatcaaagcGGAAATCGGAACTCGAATCAAAACGGAAATCGGAATTCTAATTCTGAACGGAATAGTACGGGTTTTGGAACACAACATGGCCGGTTTGAATACAACTGTCATTACTGTGGTATACGCGGCCATAAACGGTCAGAGTGTAGGaaactgaaaaacaataaCAGAAGCGCGGAAGCGGCGAACACCGCAAGCAGTGAAAATAACGAAGAGGCCGTTGTGTTTTTAACTAACGAAAACGACAGTTACGCACCTAACCTAAACTGGGTTCTAAACTCGGGAGCTACTGAACACTTAGCAACtaggaaaacaaaattaactAACGTTCGGAAATTACCCACTCCAATAAGCATACGGGTTGCTAAGACAGGTCAACAAATAATCGCGGACGAAATTGGTGACTTAAGAGTGAACACGCGAGTGAACGGAAAACATATTGACATTTTCGTGACCGGAATTCTATCGGTATCTGGACTCGAGTATAATCTTCTTTCAGTTCGTAAACTGGAAATGAATGGTTTTTCTGTGACTTTTGAAAACGGGAAAGGAATTATAACAAAAGGAAACACAGTCGCTGCAATTGCGTATCGGAAAAACAAACTCTACGAACTGTGTGTTGATTATGTAACAGAAACTGTAAATATTTGTCAGTCAGGCGATACAACACGACTGTGGCATCATCGACTTGGACATCTGAGCAGCTCAGGGTTGAAGAAATTGATCAATCTTGCTGACGGTATAGACGTGAAGGAAATCGAAACCTCGACCAAACTTTGTGAAACCTGCGTGGAAGGAAAGCAGACTCGCCTACCACATCAAATGGAACGCATTAGGGCTAAACGTCCTTTGGAGCTGATACACAGTGATCTCTGTGGCCCGATGGATGTTACATCTTATGATGGAAAAAGGTACCTACTCACGTTCATTGACGACTTTACACACTTCACTGCAGTATACACGTTAAAAGCCAAATCAGAGGTGCTCAGGTTTTTCAAAGTGTTCCAGTCAATGGCGGAAGCCCATTTTAATCTAAAAGTAAGCAGATTTAGATGCAACAATGGAGGGGAGTACATCTCAAACGAAACTCGTCAGCATTTTGAGAACTGTGGAATCCAATACGAGTTTACGATACGCTACACTCCACAGCAGAATGGAGTTGCGGAAAGGATGAACAGGACAATACTTGAGAAGGCACGATGTATGATTTTGAATTCAAAGATGAACAAGATCTTCTGGTCTGAGGCTGTGACAGCAGCTGTATACCTGATCAATCGATGCCCAACAAATGCCTTGAAGGACGCATTACCAGCTGAACTTTGGTACGGAGAGAAACCTAACCTGCAAAAGCTTCGAGTTTTTGGTTGTATCGCATATCTTCATATTCCAAAGGAATTGATTAACGGAAAGTTTGAATCACGTTCAAAACGCTGCAGACTGGTAGGTTATTGTGCAAATGGATATCGTTTGTGGTGTCAGGATGATAATAAACTAATAATGGGTCGAGACGTTATATTCAACGAGTCAAAGTATACGTTTGTGTTGGCTTGGTTCGAGCAGAGTCCGACGATACCGGTACTTCTGCACTCGAGCTACTGGCAAACGACGCGAGAGGCGTCGTTTCAAAGAAAAGAGCGAGAAGGCTTTCGTGCTCTCTCGCCAGTTCACCTCCAGCTCTGTGAAGGAGCAGTTACACAGCCAAAGCTATTCAAAGTCTAATCTGTTAACTATTTTTTGCAAAGAACATTCTAATAAAGTTTATCATTGTAATTATCATCATAATTCCtgtgaaagaaatattattgaacCCTTTCTACCAATCATCCAATTGTCCCTTCTCTTTGAACTCGTTgagcttttctttttctaatcaaagaaagaaatttcaatagtTTGATTCTGGAGATTTCTATGATACTTTAACGGCAATgaaagaaacagagaaaacCCAAGAATCCTCAAATTCAGGCGGAGAACGGAATCAATCATCAGATGAAGAATTACAAAGTTTCGACAGTGCTGAAGATGATGAGGAAGCAACGTCAAAAGGAGAAGGGAAAGCCTTGAGGAAGAGTACACGTGAGAAACACAAACCCAAGTTTTTAAATGATTATACTGTTTTAGCTTTGAGTGCAGAATCGTTTGTCGAAAATGTCCCACAACAATTCCAAGATATATATGGACgggatgatgaaaaacaatggTTAACGGTAAATGAGGAAATTACATCGCTCATCGAAAATGAAGCCTGGGACTTGGTACCACTGCCTCCGGGAAATAAAGTCATTGACAACAAATGGGTTCTCAAGGTAAAGAAGGACGATGatggaaatataaataaatataaagctCGTCTGGTGGTCAAAGGATGCTCGCAAAGAAGAGGACTGGACTACGAGGAAACGTACGCACCGGTTGCACGTCTCACTACTGTACGAACCCTTCTGTCGATTGCTAATGAACACAGGTTGAAACTTAAACAACTAGATGTCAAAAATGCATTTCTACATGGAACCGTAAGTGAAGAGATCTATATGAAACAACCACAAGGGATCACAAACACCGAAGGTTTTGTATGCAAATTAAAACGCTCCTTGTATGGACTCAAACAAGCTCCAAGGACTAGGAACGCCAGGTTCAACGAGTTTATTCTGAAGCTGGGACTCAAAAGATCAGAACGAGATCATTGCTTTTACACAGGAATACGTCTGTACCTTATACTTTATGTTGATGATATCTTGATTGCAGGTGAAGATGAAACTCAGATACAGAATGTCGTAAAAGCTTTAAAAGGTGAGTTTGCCATGACAGACGTTGGTGAACCAAAGAGCTTTCTTGGTATAAAAATCCTACAGACACCGAGAGGGTTGTTCCTTAGTCAAAAGGCGTATATGGAGCGAATGCTGATTCGTTTTGAAATGACAGACTGCAATCCATGTAAGACTCCTATGGAAGTAAATCCTGAAAGAAGCGAAGATGATGAAGGAGAAATGATAATCGAGACGAAACCTTATCGCGAACTAATCGGATGCCTGATGTTTCTCATGCTAAACACACGTCCTGATATAAGTGTCGCCGTAAATTACTACAGTCGTTTTCAAAGCAACGCAAGACTGTCTCACTGGAAGGGACTAAAACGAATTCTTCGTTACATCAAAGGTACCCTCGATTATGCTCTACGGTTTGATCGAGGCTTCAAGTCAGAAATGCCTCTTCAGGTGTATGTAGATGCAAATTGGGCTACAGACAACGATCGCAAGTCGACGACGGGTTTCCTACTACAAGTATATGGATCAACGGTAACTTGGTCAACGAAGAAACAATCAGGAATTACTCTTTCCTCGACAGAAGCCGAGTATGTTGCTCTAGCAACAGCAATGACGGAAGTGATTTGGTTAAAGGGACTCTTGCAGGACTGTAGTGTGCATTGTGTTGAACCTATTGTGGTGTTTGAGGACAATCAGTCAGTTATACATTTGTTAAATCGATGGGAACATCGTAGACTTAAGCATGTCGATGTGAAATACAACTTTATAAGAGATatgtaccaaaacaaagaGATCAATGTGCAATATATAAATACTAAGCAGCAGACTGCAGACTTGCTGACAAAAGGTCTAGTCGGAGACCAATTCGTTAAGTTGCGATCAAAAATCGGAGTGTgcaaaatataatatgtaacacGTTTATTGTATGAAAATGTATACATTGAGGCGAAGTGTTAAATGTAGCAATGTATCCATCTAGTCGACCATCTATCACTTGATATGTTAATGCCCTAGCTATCTTGCTCTTAGCAAAGCGTTTCTCTTTCTTGTATCTTTTTAGTAGGTCATGACAAGCATGACACACGGTGAACGACGCCGGAATAAATAAGGATCTCTAAATACAATTTACGAGTGTTTTTCACCTATCAACTCCTACTCCACTACCTCTAACTTGACAAAGAAGATACATTGAACTCAGCTACGACCACAGCACATACTTCTTGGTGGATGAAGCATACGTCCAACAGTGCATCCAAACGCCTTACTGGCATCTGTGCTCATTCCAATTACCTTTGCTCGAAGCAACTGCCTCTACAAGATGTGAAATTTCGCTTTTATTGAAACCAGACActaaaagtttgagaaaatgCGACATACGATTAAAACGTAAAGTTGAGCTCTTCTGGTCAAGATTAAATTCAATTGGAGCATGGCTATATTCCTTGGAAGCTCcagaaataatttgtaaagACAGTCAGGACACTTTAATAACAATATCCGAAAGTGGGGTATTACGACTCAGGGGAGGTTGCACGGCTAGAACACATTAGGCTACACTCCCTAGTATAGAGGTTTATTTGGCGCGAGAGCAATATCTTTATCAACCGGACTTAACGCTAAACATCAGCAGAGTATCTCCAACACTAAGTAACAACAGCGTAAAATTGATTAAGTATCTAGATAGGACGCAATCACTGATGAAGATCACGTTTGaagcagggaaatcccgttaTGAGATGGAACATGAATTGGAGAACATAGGAAAACAACAACGGGCAACCAATAGTCAGGACTTGAAAATATATGGCTCATACTTGGTacacataggtataataattgtgGCTGTGGGATTTTGCTGCGGGAATAAAATATTGGGATTTGGAAGGTTATGTATGAGCGGTAGAAATTCAGAAGACTCGCAAATACCTAAAAGATATGAACGCGTAAGTGTTGGAAACATCAGAGAATTAACTGAAATGGCAACCAGTATACCACCCGGCCTACCTACCCCTGAGACGCGAATGAATTAACAAATATACAAGACCACAACCTAATCATATAATCCATTATAAAATTGCATTCCCTTTACCTTACCCCTTACCGCATTTAACAATTGGAAATACGGCGGAAAAACTGTTTGTTACATACTCTGTCCTGTTATGTAATCATTGCTAGGAACATGGCAAGCACGAGCGGGACACAGGTCCAAATATCTCCGACCATCGATAGGAAATCATCAAGACGATTGTTCGTGGGAGGACTGGCACCGTATGCGAGGAAACGACATCTGACCAAGCTAATCAAGATTTACGAAGCGGAATCGATTATCTTACCAGAGGCTTCATCAAGGATGCAGAAATATCCATACGTGACTTTCCAAACACCCGAACTTGCGACCGTTGCGATGGAAAAGCTCAAAGGTTTAAAATTGCACAAGAAAAAGCTACATATTACCTACGCAGACCAATGGCAAGAAATCCGAACCCTGAAAGCGAAACCAAAGCACCAAGACCGAAGCATCGAAGAGGACCCGCTACCGGGATTCAAACCCAAGGAAGCACTACTACTACTAGTAGAAATAATATCAACGATCGCAAGATACCTGCAGTATAAGGATCGAGCCCGATTGGAATTAGTATCAAGACAATGGAACGCTGGAAGTAAAGCGTCGCATAAGGATACCGGAATTCTCAATCCCAACAGATGGGAATGGACGAACGGATGGAATCAAACCTTCAACGACCAAGGGTTATTCTGGCTAGTGAAGAGATGTAGAAATTACATCGAAGAAGCAGACTTACGAGGAATACAGAACCTGAAATCCACAGCTGTGACGATCCTGGCAAAGAACTGCCCAAAttcaaaaagaataaattcaaGATCATTAATGATTAGAGAAGGTGCGACAAGATCCATCAGTGAGTACTTAACTAAATTAGAGACACTGGAATTGGGGCAGATAATCGGACCGATAGATATGGATATCGAAAAGATATTAGCCAATAACACTAGGCTAAAGCGATTGGCACTGCATAATAATGAAACAACTGGAAGGGGCTTAGTCGATAGGACATCGCTAGAAGACATAGAGATCCAAAACTGCGACGCAATAAAGACAGAAGAGCTAACAAGGGCGATCCAAAACCAGAGAAGACTCAAGAGATTGGAAATTAAGCACTGCAAGCAACTAACGCGCCTGAAATTATTAGATGTGCTAATCGCAAACATCAACGTGAAGACCACGCTGAAGGAGCTGATATGTGTGGAGATGGTCCTGACAGCGAAACCGGTGAAGAAAACGGAATAGAAGAGAATAGAGTAGGTGACTTCATGGATCGGAATGAGTTACCAGTGCAACTAAACCTGATGGATTCTTTAACAGCGCTGCAACGCTTGTCGCTAGTGGGTTGTGGCTGGGTAAATGCAGCGATAGTCTCTGGGATGAGGAGTAAGTTAAAACACCTGGACACGCCTGGACCTAAGTATGTGCACTAACATACTAGGGCAGTTTGAACTGGAGCCGTTGGAGAACTTGTCGCGACTGAAATTCCTTGCATTTAACAATATGCACTCCTCTTTGGGAGGAGGCTTCCCTCACAACTTGAAACAACTGGAGGAACTCGAATGCCGCGATAACGGTACTATCATCGACGAGGATATCTGCGGATTGCTGCGCAGTAATCGCGACATTCAGAGTATCGACATCGAGGATTGCTGGGAGGTCACCAACCAAACAGCGGCAGTGGCCATGCTGGTAATACGACGGAGTCAACGCAGACAACCACTACATCTCTATCTGGGAGGTACCAGAGAAACACCGACTAAACGAGCTAAGCGTGACGCATATTTAGTAATCAATTATAAACGGTGTTCTAAATTGATGTCCGGTACTGGAATGTAACGTCTGTTACGTCCCGACGTACCGCCTCGgcgaacctttttcaaaattaaaacataatCACAGAATTGTTTCATCTTACTCAACAGCCACAGCGCTTGAGAGTTTCGTTTCGATGATTATAACGCAAAATATCATATTGCTTCAACCGACGAGTTCCACGATTTGGTTCCGAGGATTTGGTCCTTCGAGCCGGATCGAACATTTGCTATCTCACTCATTCTCGTGGTGTATAAACTCAGTGTCGTCTCATTCTCTCTCGTGTGGTGCGCGGATTAGTGCCGTCTCGCTCGATCTCGCGTCGTGTCGATTCAGTGCCGTCTCGTGTGTTCGTGACCTCTCTCTGACTTTCTGACTCTTTGACTTTCATCGTGTTGTGCCAGTGTTCCCATTCGAACAATAACAATGCCTTTCACAATGCGGGACGACGAGTCATCGACCAAAGGGTCGACAGATTCGCTGCCGACATTACCGACGGTGCCTCTGCCGGTAAATCCGCCTACTGCTGACCTACTCACAGCTGATGCCTCTCGTGGTGGAGGCCGACTCACCCGTAGCAGCTCACCGTCCGCGCTTAGTAGCGAGTTATTTTTGCGCGTCAATTCGCAAAATGAATTGATTGAGTCAATGGAGGATATGCTCACTCAACTCACGGAAGATCTCACCATGATGCTCGAACAGCTGGAAGAATCTCACTAGGCCTTTCGCAGCGAACATACCTGATTGGTTTCGCACTGGCCTCCCGCTCATCTTGACCACGCATACTTCACCCGCAAGACCAACCTTGTCGAGTCCAAGTTGGTACTCAAGGTAAAGCGACATCTCGGGCGTCTCCAAGACAAACTCACTCAGCCCACTCAACCTGCCGTCTCGACTGAAGCCACCTCAAGAGTCCGCTCACGTTTACCAGAGCTCACGGTGCCGAAGTTCTCCGGTGAGTGCCGCCTGTGGCCGGACTTCAAGGCCATGTTCACTTCGGTCATTGGGTCCAGCAAGGATCTCAGCGAGCTAGAAAAGTTCCAGTACTTGGAATCGGCAGTGGAAGGCGATGCCGCGGATCTCATCTCCAACCTCGCTCCCTCAGACGGCTCTTTCAACTCAGCCTGGCTCCTGCTCATCGCGAGATACGAGAACAAGAGGCTCATTGTGAAATCTCACCTCGAGAGAGTCTTGGCGCTCAAGCCGATGCAGAAGAGGCAAGCCAGCTCATTGACCAAGATGGTCAATATCATCCACCAGACCACTCAGGCTCTCGCGACTCTCACAAATGAGACCAATAATGATTGTCTCATGGTCACGCTCGTCTCAAATCTGCTCGACTCAGACACTCGTGAGAAGTGGGAAACTTCCTTAGTCTCGTCTACTGAATTTCCCACCCTCGGTCAGCCCACGAACTTCCTCATTGCTCGTGCTCGTACCTTGGACAGCATGGAAGACGACTCAACGAAGGCTCAGGTCTCGCAGGCGAAGGGTGCTGTGCCAAAACGCAGTGCTGGCCATCACGCAAGCTCATCGAGGACTCAAGCGAGCTCATCAAAGACTCCGCAGACAGCTCAAGGGTCCACGCAGTCAGCTCCTGCCTCGTCGCTCTCATCAGGCTATTCTTGCGACAGCTGCAAGCAGGACCATTTCATAGTGGTCTGTCCACGCTTCCGAGGCCTCTCAATGGAACATCGAGTTCAGCTCATCAAGGAGAGAAGCctgtgctgcaattgtttGGGGAGGCACAACATGAGAAAATGCAACAGCAAGAGGCTCTGCAAAACTTGCAACGGATCTCACCATACGATGCTGCACGGTGCTGACCTCTCATCCGTCTTCACCTCTCCTGCTACAGCTCGGACCACTCAAGAAACGCCGTCAACCTCTGCAGCCTCGCACTTGGCATGAAGCGAGTTCACCCCAGCCAACTCAACAGACCACGCACCGACCAGAGCACTCATCGGAGCCAGCACGCCCATCTTGCTGGCAACTGCCACAGCAACAATCTTCTCATCTACCTCATCGCACGAGGTACGACTACTGGTCGATCCTGGTTCAGAAATCTCATTCATCTCAGAAGGTCTCGCCAGGCAGCTGAATCTCAAAAGGAGGTATGCGAAATTGGATATCTGGGGAGTGGGAGGAAAGAAGACCGCTCAGGCAAAAGGTGTCGTCTCCCTTACCCTGACGTCAAGATTCACCCTTGCAAGATCTGCTGACGAGGTTTTGGATCCAGGAAGAAACTCCCACCTCAACTGACTCTCACCTGTCACCTGAAGAGCAGGAGTGCGAAGAACACTTCGCATCTACTCACTCAAGGGATGGAAGCGGACGATACATCGTCAAGCTGCCACTCAAATCATCACCAACGGTGCTGGGAGACTCATACAGAACCGCTCATCAATGCCTCCAACGGATCTGCAAAAGGTTAGCCAGGGACACTCAGTATGGTGAACTCTACACTCAGTTCATGCGTGAGTACGAACAATCTCAGCACATGATCAAACTCAATGATAACTCTCTCACGAGCCAACCTCATTATTACCTGCCTCATCATGGTGTTCTCAAGCCAGAGAGTTCCTCAACGAAGCTCAGAGTAGTTTTCAACGGCTCCAGCTCCAGCTCTACCGGGTATTCCCTGAATGATCTCATGCACACCGGTCCAAACCTGATGCTCAACATATTCGACCTACTCATCTGGATTCGACGATACAAGTATCTCTTCGCGACGGACATCACCAAGATGTACCGTCAAATCAAGATACATCCTGCTGACTGGGATCTCCAACGGATTCTCTGGATGGATGAGCAAGGATTGGAAGCTCACTATCAACTCACCACGGTCACGTATGGCACAAAGGCAGCTCCGTTCTTAGCGGTAAGAACACTCATTCAACTGGCTCAGGATGAAGGCAGTAAGTACCCTCTTGTTGTCGAGCCAATCACTCATGGCCGATACGTCGACGACATCTTTGGAGGATCCGACTCAGTTGAAAATCTCATTCAAACTGCCAATCAACTCACTCAACTG contains:
- the LOC124411359 gene encoding F-box/LRR-repeat protein fbxl-1-like; the protein is MASTSGTQVQISPTIDRKSSRRLFVGGLAPYARKRHLTKLIKIYEAESIILPEASSRMQKYPYVTFQTPELATVAMEKLKGLKLHKKKLHITYADQWQEIRTLKAKPKHQDRSIEEDPLPGFKPKEALLLLVEIISTIARYLQYKDRARLELVSRQWNAGSKASHKDTGILNPNRWEWTNGWNQTFNDQGLFWLVKRCRNYIEEADLRGIQNLKSTAVTILAKNCPNSKRINSRSLMIREGATRSISEYLTKLETLELGQIIGPIDMDIEKILANNTRLKRLALHNNETTGRGLVDRTSLEDIEIQNCDAIKTEELTRAIQNQRRLKRLEIKHCKQLTRLKLLDVLIANINVKTTLKELICVEMVLTAKPVKKTE